One stretch of Miscanthus floridulus cultivar M001 chromosome 18, ASM1932011v1, whole genome shotgun sequence DNA includes these proteins:
- the LOC136522441 gene encoding uncharacterized protein isoform X1, producing MAAPASSSSSSTTTSGSPATTAGGGPRPYRSRFGDTTLTKVFVGGLAWETPSEGLRQHFERYGDILEAVVITDRLTGRSKGYGFVTFREPEAARRAVQDPNPTIAGRRANCNIASLGPPPRPAQQPQVVVTGRGPYAGQGPHLQVPQFIPRAPASPQMMPQRQHGGGLAAIYPSQFGYWYPPDFQYQQALANPQVLQNYYAQLYGLTSPAAAAPYHQYLGYVAHPPPTPRPAILPPPPAAAQQVAVQPLVQHPPPAQQVTVQPLLQHPPAQIQAAPFFPASSLSHNFRLQLPPPQAMPVLPPNTTESLPADQAAASAARATNASSTPGA from the exons ATGGCAGCcccggcgtcgtcgtcgtcgtcgtcgacgacGACGTCCGGGTCGCCGGCCACTACCGCCGGCGGCGGGCCGCGGCCGTACCGGTCGCGGTTCGGCGACACGACGCTGACGAAGGTGTTCGTGGGCGGGCTGGCGTGGGAGACGCCCTCGGAGGGGCTCCGGCAGCACTTCGAGCGGTACGGCGACATCCTGGAGGCCGTCGTCATCACGGACCGCCTCACCGGCCGCTCCAAGGGCTACGGATTC GTGACGTTCCGGGAGCCGGAGGCGGCGCGGCGCGCGGTGCAGGACCCGAACCCGACGATCGCCGGGCGGCGCGCCAACTGCAACATTGCCTCGCTGGGCCCGCCGCCGCGCCCCGCGCAGCAGCCTCAAG TTGTTGTTACAGGCAGGGGTCCCTACGCGGGACAGGGACCCCACTTGCAGGTCCCGCAATTCATCCCCAGGGCGCCGGCCTCTCCCCAGATGATGCCCCAGCGGCAGCACGGTGGTGGCCTAGCTGCTATCTACCCGTCTCAGTTTGG GTACTGGTACCCGCCTGACTTTCAATACCAACAG GCCCTAGCCAATCCTCAAGTGCTGCAGAACTACTACGCTCAGCTGTATGGTCTGACCTCGCCCGCGGCGGCGGCACCCTACCACCAGTACCTCGGGTACGTGGCGCATCCGCCTCCAACGCCAAGGCCGGCGATactgccaccgccgccggcggcggcacaGCAGGTCGCCGTGCAACCGTTGGTGCAGCATCCGCCGCCGGCACAGCAGGTCACCGTGCAACCACTGCTTCAGCATCCACCGGCACAGATCCAGGCCGCCCCTTTCTTCCCGGCTTCCTCGCTTTCGCACAACTTCAGGCTCCAGCTGCCGCCGCCTCAAGCTATGCCAGTATTGCCTCCCAACACAACAG AATCTCTGCCAGCTGATCAGGCCGCTGCCTCGGCAGCTCGTGCGACAAATGCGAGCAGTACTCCGGGAGCCTGA
- the LOC136522441 gene encoding uncharacterized protein isoform X2, with translation MAAPASSSSSSTTTSGSPATTAGGGPRPYRSRFGDTTLTKVFVGGLAWETPSEGLRQHFERYGDILEAVVITDRLTGRSKGYGFVTFREPEAARRAVQDPNPTIAGRRANCNIASLGPPPRPAQQPQGRGPYAGQGPHLQVPQFIPRAPASPQMMPQRQHGGGLAAIYPSQFGYWYPPDFQYQQALANPQVLQNYYAQLYGLTSPAAAAPYHQYLGYVAHPPPTPRPAILPPPPAAAQQVAVQPLVQHPPPAQQVTVQPLLQHPPAQIQAAPFFPASSLSHNFRLQLPPPQAMPVLPPNTTESLPADQAAASAARATNASSTPGA, from the exons ATGGCAGCcccggcgtcgtcgtcgtcgtcgtcgacgacGACGTCCGGGTCGCCGGCCACTACCGCCGGCGGCGGGCCGCGGCCGTACCGGTCGCGGTTCGGCGACACGACGCTGACGAAGGTGTTCGTGGGCGGGCTGGCGTGGGAGACGCCCTCGGAGGGGCTCCGGCAGCACTTCGAGCGGTACGGCGACATCCTGGAGGCCGTCGTCATCACGGACCGCCTCACCGGCCGCTCCAAGGGCTACGGATTC GTGACGTTCCGGGAGCCGGAGGCGGCGCGGCGCGCGGTGCAGGACCCGAACCCGACGATCGCCGGGCGGCGCGCCAACTGCAACATTGCCTCGCTGGGCCCGCCGCCGCGCCCCGCGCAGCAGCCTCAAG GCAGGGGTCCCTACGCGGGACAGGGACCCCACTTGCAGGTCCCGCAATTCATCCCCAGGGCGCCGGCCTCTCCCCAGATGATGCCCCAGCGGCAGCACGGTGGTGGCCTAGCTGCTATCTACCCGTCTCAGTTTGG GTACTGGTACCCGCCTGACTTTCAATACCAACAG GCCCTAGCCAATCCTCAAGTGCTGCAGAACTACTACGCTCAGCTGTATGGTCTGACCTCGCCCGCGGCGGCGGCACCCTACCACCAGTACCTCGGGTACGTGGCGCATCCGCCTCCAACGCCAAGGCCGGCGATactgccaccgccgccggcggcggcacaGCAGGTCGCCGTGCAACCGTTGGTGCAGCATCCGCCGCCGGCACAGCAGGTCACCGTGCAACCACTGCTTCAGCATCCACCGGCACAGATCCAGGCCGCCCCTTTCTTCCCGGCTTCCTCGCTTTCGCACAACTTCAGGCTCCAGCTGCCGCCGCCTCAAGCTATGCCAGTATTGCCTCCCAACACAACAG AATCTCTGCCAGCTGATCAGGCCGCTGCCTCGGCAGCTCGTGCGACAAATGCGAGCAGTACTCCGGGAGCCTGA